In a genomic window of Glycine max cultivar Williams 82 chromosome 13, Glycine_max_v4.0, whole genome shotgun sequence:
- the LOC100790430 gene encoding hydroxyproline O-galactosyltransferase GALT2, with translation MKRLKTEPPSSRRFRLSHFLFGVGVLYLVFISCNFSQFTKVVSSLSGDESYDGIGLDKVATIEDTEDADLSKPFVSSVYKDAFHWRLVDDRDQDAPLRPKEEPMKEEDHGTESVKQILDAYGRITGEILRQRNRTGDLSVLERMADEAWTLGLKAWKELEQVGDKGAGESSIIEGRTKSCPSWISMNRADLLKGDGLMFIPCGLAAGSSITVVGTPHYAHKEYAPVLARSRKGDGLALVSVSQFVVELQGLKSVEGEDPPKILHLNPRLRGDWSKRPVIEHNNCYRMHWGTAQRCDGLPSEVAEEMLVDGFRRCEKWMRNDIVDSKESKTTSWFKRFIGRKQKPEVTWPFPFAEGRMFVLTLRAGVDGYHINVGGRHMTSFPYRTGFTLEDATGLVVKGDLDVHSVYATSLPTSHPSFSPQRVLEMSETWKASALPKHAVKLFIGVLSASNHFAERMAVRKTWMQAAAIKSSDVVVRFFVALNPRKEVNAVLRKEAAYFGDIVILPFMDRYELVVLKTMAICEFGIQNVTAAYVLKCDDDTFIRVDTVLKEIEAVPRKKPFYMGNLNLLHRPLRNGKWAVTFEEWPEAVYPPYANGPAYIISRDIVTFIISQHKERRLRLFKMEDVSMGMWVEKFNNTVAAVQYSHNWKFCQYGCMEGYFTAHYQSPRQMVCLWDKLSRGRARCCNFR, from the exons atgaAGAGATTGAAAACTGAACCTCCCAGTTCGAGGAGGTTTAGGTTGTCTCATTTCTTGTTTGGTGTTGGGGTGTTATACTTGGTTTTTATATCGTGTAATTTTTcacagtttacgaaagttgtgTCATCGTTAAGTGGGGATGAGAGTTACGATGGAATTGGATTGGATAAGGTAGCAACTATTGAGGATACTGAAGATGCAGATTTGAGCAAACCCTTTGTAAGTTCTGTTTATAAAGATGCATTTCATTGGAGGTTAGTGGATGATAGGGACCAAGATGCTCCCTTGAGGCCAAAGGAGGAACCAATGAAGGAAGAAGATCATGGCACTGAATCTGTGAAGCAGATTTTGGATGCATATGGTAGGATTACAGGGGAAATCTTGCGGCAAAGGAACCGGACCGGTGATTTGTCAGTGCTGGAGAGAATGGCAGATGAGGCTTGGACATTGGGGTTGAAGGCTTGGAAAGAATTGGAGCAGGTTGGTGACAAGGGGGCTGGAGAAAGCTCTATAATTGAAGGAAGGACCAAGTCTTGTCCTTCTTGGATATCGATGAACAGGGCAGATTTGTTAAAGGGGGATGGCTTGATGTTTATTCCTTGTGGTCTTGCTGCTGGTTCTTCTATCACTGTGGTGGGGACACCCCATTATGCTCATAAGGAGTATGCTCCTGTGCTTGCAAGGTCAAGGAAAGGTGATGGATTGGCATTGGTTTCGGTTTCGCAGTTTGTGGTTGAATTACAAGGGCTAAAATCAGTGGAAGGGGAAGATCCTCCTAAGATTCTTCACTTGAATCCTAGGTTAAGAGGGGATTGGAGCAAACGGCCAGTTATTGAGCATAATAACTGTTATCGAATGCACTGGGGAACAGCTCAAAGATGTGATGGTTTGCCATCTGAGGTTGCTGAAGAAATGCTTG TTGATGGGTTTAGGCGATGTGAAAAATGGATGCGGAATGACATTGTAGATTCAAAAGAATCCAAGACAACATCATGGTTCAAGCGGTTTATAGGACGTAAGCAGAAGCCAGAAGTGACCTGGCCATTTCCTTTTGCTGAGGGTAGAATGTTTGTCCTTACATTACGTGCTGGTGTTGATGGATACCATATTAATGTTGGGGGTCGCCATATGACTTCATTTCCATATCGGACA GGTTTTACACTTGAAGATGCTACAGGATTGGTAGTTAAAGGGGATCTCGATGTTCATTCAGTTTATGCTACTTCTCTCCCTACTTCACATCCAAGTTTCTCACCTCAAAGGGTACTGGAAATGTCGGAGACCTGGAAAGCCAGTGCTCTACCTAAACATGCTGTTAAACTTTTTATTGGAGTTCTTTCTGCTTCAAATCACTTTGCAGAACGTATGGCAGTTCGAAAAACATGGATGCAAGCAGCTGCAATCAAGTCTTCAGATGTAGTAGTGCGATTCTTTGTTGCATTG AATCCAAGGAAGGAAGTAAATGCGGTGCTTAGGAAAGAAGCTGCTTACTTTGGTGACATTGTCATTTTGCCCTTTATGGACCGCTATGAGCTTGTTGTGCTTAAAACCATGGCCATCTGTGAGTTTGGG ATTCAAAATGTGACTGCTGCATATGTCTTGAAATGTGATGATGACACTTTTATCAGGGTGGATACTGtcttaaaagaaattgaagctgtaccccggaaaaagcccttttaTATGGGCAATCTCAATCTCTTGCATCGGCCTCTAAGAAATGGCAAATGGGCTGTTACTTTTGAG GAGTGGCCTGAAGCAGTATATCCTCCTTACGCAAATGGCCCTGCATACATAATTTCCAGAGACATTGTTACTTTCATCATATCTCAACACAAGGAGAGGAGACTGCGG CTCTTTAAAATGGAGGATGTAAGCATGGGAATGTGGGTTGAGAAATTTAACAACACGGTGGCGGCCGTTCAGTACTCTCACAACTGGAAGTTTTGTCAGTATGGATGCATGGAGGGCTACTTCACTGCACATTATCAATCACCAAGGCAAATGGTCTGCCTATGGGACAAGTTGTCAAGAGGTCGTGCAAGATGCTGCAACTTCAGATGA
- the LOC100797664 gene encoding ubiquitin-like protein 5, with protein sequence MIEVVLNDRLGKKVRVKCNDDDTIGDLKKLVAAQTGTRADKIRIQKWYTIYKDHITLKDYEIHDGMGLELYYN encoded by the coding sequence ATGATTGAGGTGGTTTTGAACGATCGATTGGGGAAGAAGGTGCGCGTGAAGTGCAACGACGATGATACCATCGGCGACCTGAAGAAGCTTGTGGCGGCTCAGACTGGCACAAGAGCCGACAAGATCCGCATCCAGAAGTGGTACACCATCTACAAGGATCACATCACTCTCAAGGATTACGAGATCCATGACGGCATGGGTCTCGAACTCTACTACAACTAA
- the LOC100790950 gene encoding BTB/POZ domain-containing protein At5g03250: protein MAFMKLGSKSEPFRREGQTWVCTTGLPSDVTIEVGEISFLLHKFPLLSRSGLLKKLIAESSKEDGSSCVLQLHDVPGGAKTFKDITRFCYGVKLEITSLNVVSLRCAAEYLQMTENYGEGNLVAQTEAFLNEIFSNWPDSIKALETCEEVQPFAEDLHIVSRCIDSLAMKACSDPNLFHWPVAGSNCKQNQADNSALWNGISSEKPSQLHDWWFYDVSLLSLSLYKRLIIAIEVKGMKSEVVAASLIYYLRRFLPLMNRQSSFTDTSHATIPNTSEADQRALLEEIVELLPSKRGVTSSKHLLRLLRTAMILSASSSCKENLEKRVGAQLDQAALVDLLIPNMGYSVETLYDIDCIQRILDHFMSIYQPASVAASPCIIEQGALIAGADALTPMTMVANLVDGYLAEVASDTNLNLTKFQALAVAIPDYARPLDDGIYHAIDVYLKVHPWLTDSEREQLCRLMNCQKLSLEASTHAAQNERLPLRVIVQVLFFEQLRLRTSISGWFFVSDNLENGQHHSGNFGLTNSDTRQGETAEGNENLRERLLDLEKECSSIRNELQKLTKTKKSWSIFPKRFGFRKKSDFSNHKESKSNDTKTSSSNTNGKPDHENG, encoded by the exons ATGGCATTCATGAAGCTGGGATCAAAGTCTGAACCTTTTCGCCGGGAAGGCCAAACTTG GGTTTGTACAACGGGACTACCAAGTGATGTTACCATTGAAGTTGGCGAAATCTCTTTTCTCCTCCACAAG TTTCCATTGCTTTCTAGAAGTGGCCTACTGAAGAAACTCATTGCAGAATCCTCAAAAGAGGATGGATCAAGTTGTGTTTTGCAACTTCATGATGTTCCCGGTGGAGCCAAAACTTTCAAGGATATAACCAGGTTTTGCTATGGTGTAAAATTAGAAATCACATCATTAAATGTAGTCAGCCTCAGATGTGCAGCTGAGTATCTCCAAATGACTGAAAACTATGGTGAAGGGAATCTTGTTGCACAGACCGAGGCCTTTCTCAATGAAATTTTCAGCAATTGGCCAGATTCCATAAAAGCCCTTGAAACATGTGAGGAAGTGCAGCCCTTTGCAGAAGATCTCCATATAGTTTCAAGATGCATTGATTCCTTGGCTATGAAGGCTTGTTCAGATCCAAACTTATTCCACTGGCCTGTGGCTGGAAGCAATTGCAAGCAAAATCAAGCAGACAACAGTGCATTGTGGAATGGAATTTCTTCTGAGAAACCATCTCAACTCCATGATTGGTGGTTTTATGATGTGTCTTTGTTAAGCCTCTCCCTATATAAACGACTGATTATAGCCATTGAAGTGAAAGGAATGAAATCTGAGGTTGTTGCTGCATCTCTCATATATTATCTCAGGAGGTTTCTCCCTTTGATGAATAGGCAATCAAGCTTCACTGATACAAGCCATGCTACCATTCCTAATACTTCTGAAGCAGACCAAAGGGCTCTACTGGAGGAAATTGTGGAGTTGCTTCCTAGTAAGAGGGGGGTCACATCCTCAAAGCATCTGCTTAGGCTGCTCCGCACAGCCATGATATTGAGTGCAAGTTCGTCATGTAAAGAAAATTTGGAGAAAAGGGTAGGAGCTCAACTAGACCAGGCTGCGCTAGTGGATCTTCTCATTCCAAATATGGGATACTCGGTGGAGACACTATACGATATAGACTGCATTCAGAGGATTCTTGATCATTTTATGTCTATATACCAGCCTGCATCCGTAGCAGCTTCTCCATGCATAATTGAACAAGGGGCATTGATAGCTGGAGCTGATGCATTGACACCAATGACAATGGTGGCGAATTTGGTTGATGGATATCTTGCTGAGGTTGCTTCAGATACTAATTTGAACTTGACTAAGTTTCAAGCACTTGCTGTTGCAATTCCAGATTATGCTAGGCCACTTGACGATGGTATATACCATGCAATAGATGTATACCTTAAG GTACATCCGTGGCTGACAGATTCTGAACGGGAGCAACTTTGCAGATTGATGAACTGCCAAAAGCTGTCATTGGAAGCAAGCACTCACGCAGCACAAAATGAAAGATTACCTCTCCGAGTAATTGTTCAAGTCCTGTTTTTTGAACAGCTTAGACTCCGCACATCAATATCTGGATGGTTCTTTGTTTCTGACAATCTTGAAAATGGACAACACCACAGTGGAAATTTTGGCCTGACCAATAGTGATACACGTCAAGGGGAAACGGCAGAGGGAAATGAAAACTTGAGGGAACGTCTTTTGGATCTGGAGAAGGAATGCTCAAGCATTAGAAATGAGCTGCAGAAGCTGACAAAGACAAAGAAAAGTTGGAGTATTTTCCCAAAAAGGTTTGGCTTTAGAAAAAAGTCAGACTTTAGCAACCATAAAGAGTCAAAAAGCAATGATACAAAGACATCATCCTCCAATACGAATGGAAAACCAGATCATGAAAATGGTTGA
- the LOC100798194 gene encoding protein PLASTID TRANSCRIPTIONALLY ACTIVE 12, chloroplastic yields the protein MASIHANLVPNLSFNHFQTPPSSYLVGAGIVQRGVSLRNCRRKVPCIIKCEKKDDEVEHIQNVSVERPPYYSYLDSTSGQLEPASGARASIPGQEYWPEGTASRVRAARAPAPTAESSTSPSYGTKPGSRRKNYKTTVPAAAASSQPIVESNGTGSGGSSEVLIESLEESQDDVSDFVVYQSEPEEEELSEYEFDKKLGLPHPFIDPKVNKPIEGTLSNDELWWNWRQPEKEQWSRWQRRKPDVETVFLNAMAETGQIKLHGEHPTLTETALYRARREIYKEERLQAEQERLERDGPIAYYSEWVKAWKRDTSREAIQKHFEETGEDETTQLIEMFCHQTDREYRIMMGTDVRIQRDPLAMRMREDQIKQIWGGDPVYPTVNYIQDPNEVIDYRGPDFHEPTPNMVSYLKEKGKLISREEFDKIMAKEKTEQIESTEMDEAMAKAVDIGENDDEEDSDVDGEEEGEEEKLSDYWSVLKSTPELRQSKPKPKKEGPLSLDEVIEESENLTDFLMDFEEEE from the exons ATGGCTTCCATTCACGCCAATCTCGTCCCCAACTTGTCCTTTAATCACTTCCAG ACACCACCATCATCGTACCTTGTTGGTGCTGGTATTGTGCAACGTGGAGTTAGTTTGCGCAATTGTAGAAGGAAGGTTCCTTGCATAATAAAGTGTGAAAAGAAAGATGATGAAGTTGAACACATTCAGAATGTTTCAGTTGAGCGTCCACCCTATTACAGTTACTTGGACTCCACCTCCGGCCAGCTCGAGCCGGCCTCCGGTGCCCGAGCGAGTATTCCGGGCCAAGAGTATTGGCCCGAGGGAACTGCTAGTCGTGTGAGGGCTGCAAGGGCACCTGCTCCAACTGCTGAATCATCAACCTCTCCATCTTATGGAACCAAGCCTGGAAGTAGGAGGAAGAATTACAAGACAACTGTTCCTGCTGCTGCTGCTTCGTCTCAACCCATTGTTGAATCAAATGGCACTGGTTCTGGAGGTTCTTCTGAGGTTTTGATTGAATCCTTGGAAGAGTCTCAGGATGACGTGTCTGACTTTGTTGTTTATCAGTCGGAACCTGAGGAGGAAGAGTTGAGTGAATACGAGTTCGATAAGAAACTTGGACTTCCTCATCCGTTTATTGATCCAAAGGTTAATAAGCCGATAGAGGGGACACTTTCGAATGACGAGCTGTGGTGGAATTGGAGACAGCCGGAGAAAGAACAATGGTCCAGGTGGCAGAGGAGGAAACCGGATGTTGAAACG GTTTTCCTGAATGCTATGGCAGAAACCGGGCAAATAAAGCTTCACGGTGAACACCCAACATTAACAGAAACTGCCCTTTACCGAGCAAGGCGTGAAATTTATAAAGAAGAAAG ACTTCAGGCCGAGCAAGAGAGACTGGAAAGAGATGGTCCAATTGCATACTATTCAGAATGGGTGAAAGCATGGAAAAGGGACACATCTCGCGAAGCTATTCAAAAGCATTTTGAAGAGACCGGAGAAGATGAAACTACTCAACTAATTGAAATGTTTTGCCACCAAACTGACCGAGAGTATCGCATAATGATGGGGACTGATGTTCGAATCCAAAGGGATCCTTTAGCAATGCGAATGAGGGAGGATCAGATAAAGCAAA TATGGGGTGGAGATCCAGTTTACCCAACTGTGAACTATATTCAAGATCCAAATGAAGTGATTGACTACAGGGGGCCAGATTTTCATGAACCAACACCAAATATGGTGTCTTATCTGAAGGAG AAAGGAAAACTTATTTCAAGGGAGGAATTTGACAAGATTATGGCCAAGGAAAAGACTGAACAAATTGAG TCGACGGAGATGGATGAAGCTATGGCCAAAGCTGTTGACATTGGAGAAAATGAT GATGAAGAGGATAGTGATGTTGACGGAGAGGAagagggagaagaagagaagctTAGTGATTATTGGAGTGTGTTGAAAAGTACTCCTGAGCTTCGCCAGTCAAAG CCAAAACCAAAGAAAGAAGGTCCTTTGTCACTGGACGAGGTTATAGAAGAGTCAGAGAACTTGACTGATTTCCTGATGGactttgaagaagaagaataa